The region GAGGTGGAGAAGTTCACGATCGCGCCGCCTGCGCGCATTCGCTGCGCGGCAAGCTGGTCGACAACGAACGTGCCCCGGACGTTGGTGCGCTGGACGCGATCGAAAGTGTCGAGTTCGACCTCCGCGATCGGTGCCAGAGGCATCACACCCGCCGTGTGCACGAGCACATCCACTCCACCGAATGCGCGCTGGCCTGCGTCGAACAGCTCGGCCATGTCGCGTTCGTCGGCGACATCGCCCCCGACGGCGATTGCGCGGCCACCTGTTGCCTCGATGTCGCGGACCGTTTGCTGGGCGCGGTCCTGATTGGCTGAGTAGTGGACTACGACGGCGATCCCGTCCGCGGCAAGTCGCAGGGAGCAGTCGCGGCCGATCCCCCCGGAACCGCCTGTGACGATGGCAACCCGATCAGCAGTAGTGCTCATATGAATCTCCTTCAACCCGATATGAACGTATCGTTCATAAAGAACGGTACCGCAATAATGGACCAATCGTTCACAAAGGAGCCGAGCATGACAGCACCGACACCGCGGTCCGGGAGAGGGCGCCGCCCCGCCGCCGAGGTTCGCACCGCTGTGGTGTCGACCTCGAGTCGGCTGCTCTTCGCTGAAGGGATCCGTGCGATCACGTTCGAACGGGTGGCCAAGGAGGCGGGAGTGAGCAAGACCACTCTGTACAAGTGGTGGGTGTCGCCAGGTGCACTCGCAGCCGAGGCGTACGTCGCACGTAGCGAGCCGCTGCTGAAGTTCCCTGACACCGGCGACCTCCACGCCGACCTCGTCGCACAGGTCACCGCATTCGCCGAACTGTTGACACAAGGCGGCGCCGGTGGTGTGATCCCACAGCTCATCGGATCCGCCCAGACGGATCCCGCTCTGGCCGAGGCGTGGACGCGCACCTACGCGCTTCCCCGCCGCGACCTCGCGCGCGAGCGACTCCGAGCAGCGCAGCACGTCGGGCAATTGAGCGAGCACGCAGACATCGACATCGTCATCGACCAGATCTGGGGCGCGTTCTACCACCGACTGCTCGTATTGCGAACCTCCATCCTCGATCTCGACATCGAGCGCCTCGTCACGACTGCGATCCGAGGCGCCGGATAGCGGATAGTCCGCAAGGCGGGAGCGCATCCTCCGTCAATCGAGCATTGGCGGTTATCGGACGATCGCTGACGCACCGAACTGGGGCGTCGTCTCTCGGGGGTCAGCAGGATGTATGTATGCGCATTGCAGACTTCCCGGTGCCCGATACTCCTGCTGCCCGCGGTGCTCTCGAGCTCGCCACGCAGTACCAGTCCGCAGCGATCACCGCTCACGCGCTGCGCTCCTGGCTCTGGGCAGAGGCCTTCGCGCACGTCGATGGCATCACGGACATCGACCACGAGCTGCTGTACGTGTCCGCCGTCCTGCACGACATCGGCACCGTGGCGGAGTTCGACAACCACAGGATCTCCTACGAACACGCCGGCGGGCACGTCGGTGTCGCGCTCACCGTGGGAGCAGGCTGGCCACGACGCCGGCGCGATCGGGTGCTGGAGGTGATCGTGCGTCACAACTGGCCGAGTGTCGACCGCGCGTTGGACGCCGAGGGCTACCTGCTCGAGATCGCCACGGGTCTGGACATCTCAGGCGCGAGGCCGAATGATCTTCCGGAGGACTTCCGGCGCGAGGTCCTCACCACCCACCCACGTGGGATGCTCGCCGCGGAGTTCGGCTCATGCGTGAGCGACCAGGCAGCGCGCAAACCCGATACGGCCGCGAGACGGCTCGTCGATGGCGGCATCATCGGCAAGCTTGCGGCCAACCCCCTCGAACGTCTCGGCTGACTCCGACTGGAGGGCGACTGCGCGGAATCTTCTCGCCTCGGGATCGCCCGTGATGTGCGCGGGTGAAGGATGCTGCTCGGCTACAGTTTCGGCAGAACAGGACGAGCTCCAGCCGAGCGAGAGGACACGGCGAGATGCCGGAGTCGGACAGTGAGCTTGAGGCGCCGGCACGCAGAGACCTTCTCGCGCAGCCATGGTGGCCCCCGCCGCTCCTCGAACGGTCTCGTCGCGGTGTCGTCTGATCGCGGTCATCTCCTCGACCGCCGCGCGTCGCCATCACGCGGGGGCGAGACAGTGACGCGTACCCGATATGCGGGTCTGGACGGCATCCGCGCTCTCGCGGTCGCGCTGGTGGTCGTGTACCACGCTGCGCCGCCGCTGGGCGTGCAGTCCGGATTCGTCGGCGTCGACGTGTTCTTCGTGCTGTCGGGATTCCTGATCACCTCTCTCCTGCTGGCTGAACGCGAAAGCACCGGCCGAATCGGACTGCGTGCGTTCTGGGCACGCCGGGCACGGCGTCTGCTGCCGGCACTCGTGGTGATGCTCACCGTCTGCGCGACGGCGGCGTGGGCGATCGACGACGAGCTGCTGTGGCGTGTGGGCGCACAACTGGCGAGTGCGCTGACGTTCTCATACAACTGGGTCGCCATCGCGTCGAGTGCGAACTACTTCGATGAAGCAGCGTCGCCCCTCTTCCAGAACGTATGGTCGCTCGCCGTGGAGGAGCAGTTCTACCTCGTCTGGCCGGTGCTCGTCGGCCTGCTCGCAGCCGTCTTCGCGACACGACCCGCACGGGTCGGGTTCGCGCTGATCCTCGCGGGAACGAGCGCGGCGTGGGCGACGCTCCTGATTCTGACGCGGGGCGACATCACGCGTGTCTACTTCGGCACCGATACGCACGGATTCGGCCTCCTGTTGGGGTGCGCACTCGCCTTCGGGCTTCAGGCGGTCTTCGAGCGACCCCCGTTGCCGTCGCCGTCGGCGTACCTGCTCGACGGGGGATGGCGTGTCCTTCCCTACCCGGTTGCGGTGTCGCCGAGGGCCCATCGTCCCGCGGTCGGCAACGCGATGGGCGTGGTCGGTCTCTTCGCACTGATCGGGGTGGTCGCGATCGCGATGTCGCCGCCGACCGACACGGCACTCACGTACCCCGGTCTGCTCCTGGTGACCTCGATCCTGACCGTCGCCGCGATAGCCGGAAGCGTATGGCCGGGTTCCTGGCTGGGGCGGATCCTCGAGGTTCGCCCCGTGCGCTGGGTCGGGCAGCGGTCCTACGGCATCTACCTCTGGCATTGGCCCGTGCTGCTGCTCGTCGGTGCGGTGATCGGCGATGAATCCGGGTCGCCCACGGTGGCCGCCGCGGCCGTCGTGATCACGATCGGTGCCGCCGCGGCATCCTATCGATGGATCGAGACGCCCATCCGACGCGACGGATTCCGTCTCACGATGCGCCGGACCGCACAAGCGCTCGCCTCGGGCGCGCCCGTGCGCCGATGGCGGGCCGTCGGGGTGGTCGCCGCGGCGGCGCTCGTCGTCGCCGGCACCACTGCCGCTGTCGCGCAGGCTCCCGAACGAACGGATGCGGAGCGGTACGTTCAGGCGGGACAGGATGCCGTTGCGGCAGCGTCCCCGTCACCGGGGGTCGCGGCGCCGTCCGCGCCGACGGACACGCCGGCACCGATTCTCGCGCCATCCGGACCCGCCCCGTCGCCGTCCCCGGTCGCCTCGCCTTCTGCTCCCGTGGCGCCGGTCATCACCGGTGATCAGGTCACTGCGGTCGGCGACTCCGTCATGCTGGCCTCGGCGCAGGCGCTGCTCAACCGATACCCCGGCATCCTGATCGATGCGCAGGTCTCGCGATCCGGGCGATCGGCGGCCGACGTGCTGCAGCAGCTCGCGGTGACCGGCCAGCTGCGCTCGTGCGTCGTCGTCGCACTGGGCACCAACGACTACTTCGGCCGTGGCACGCTCGACCGGGTCGTCGAGATCGTCGGGCCGGAGCGTCATCTCATCCTCATCACGGCATTCGCGCCGAGATCCTGGATCGGCGGGGTCAACCACGACATCCGCGCCTTCGCCGCGGCGCATCCGGGCGTCGTGGTCGGCGCGTGGGACGAAGCGATCGCGACCCGGACCGAACTGCTGGCAGCCGACGGCATCCACCCGACCGCAGCGGGAGCCGAGGTGTTCGCCGATGTCATCGCCGACGCCCTCGCCCGGGCGGCCTCCGCTGGGCCGTGACGTTGCGACCGCCGAGCGTGCTCGGCGCCCGGCCTCGTCAGGCCATCACGAACGAACCTCTGCCGAGGCCATGAGCCGCCCCGCATCGGCAGTGGCGTCACCGCGATCGAACTCCAGGCTTGGCAGCGGTGGGTGTTTCTCGATCCATGTTCTGAACCACTGCAGCTCTTCGGGGGATATCGTCTCCGTCACTCCGACTCTCCTCGAATGGGCTGAACACGAACGGCGAGGAGACCGGTGCCGAGAAACTCGGCCAGCGCCCGCCGCCAGAGCGGCTGCCTCGTGAGGGCGGGTGTGCCGCCGGTCACGCGGTCGGGGCGAGTTCGGTGATGAGGGCTTCTACGCGGGCGCGGATCTCGTCGCGGATGCGGCGGACAGCCTCCGCGTTCTGCCCAGCGGGGTCGTCGAGCTGCCAGTCCTCGTAACGCTTGCCGGGGAAGATCGGGCAGGCGTCGCCACACCCCATCGTGATCACGACGTCGGATTCCTTCACTGCGTCGACGGTGAGCAGTTTCGGGGTGTTGTTCGCGATGTCGATGCCTTCTTCGGCCATGGCGTCGACGGCGATCGGGTTGATCTGGTCTTTGGGTTCGGAGCCGGCGGAGAGCACATCGACGCGGTCACCGGCGAGGGCTTGCAGATAGCCGGCGGCCATCTGGGATCGACCGGCATTGTGGACGCAGACGAACAGGACGGTCGGCTTGCTGTCGCTCATGCGGGAGGCTCGTTTCCGTTCGGGTGGAACGTCGTTCGACGACGATGGTGTCGCGCCAGATGCCGGCGTGCGGGCCGAGCTGGGAGCGGGCGATGCGTTCCCGCCGGCCGACGATGCGGAATCCGGCGCGTTCGTGCAGGCGCAGGCTGGTGGTGTTCTCGGGGAAGATGCTGGACTGGATGGTCCAGTACCCGGCTTCCTCGGCGGCGTCGATGAACGCCTCGAGCAGCAGCCGGCCGACGCCCTTCCCGTGGTGGGCTGGGTGGATGTAGACGGAGTGCTCGATCACACCCCGGTAGACCGCGCGGGTCGAAACGGGGGAGGCGGCCGCCCAGCCGACGACGGCGCCGGTGTCGGCGACGGCGACGAGTCGGGCGTCGGGGATCTTGCCGGCGTCGAATTGCTCCCAGCTGGGCGTGGTGGTCTCGAAGGTGGCTTCACCGCCCGCGATTCCGGCGGCGAAGATCGCCTCGATCTGCGGCCAGTCTGCCGCGGTCATCTCGCGGACCCGTGTCATGAGCAGCACGAGCTTTCACTGCCGGGGTCGGTGGAGCAGACCCCGGTGGCGGGCAGGGTGAGCTGCACGTCGACCGCGGCGCGCATGTCGCCGTCCAGCCAGGCGACCACGGAGCGCACCTGCTCGTAGCCGGTGGCCAGCAGGAAGGTCGGCGCCCGGCCGTACGACTTCATCCCGACCAGGAAGAATCCGGGCTCGGGGTGGCGGAGCTCGTCGAATCCGTGCGGGGCGACGGTGCCGCAGGAGTGCAGATTCGGGTCGATCAGCGGCGCCAACCGGATGGGTGCTTCGACGATGTCGTCCAGCTGCAGCCGGACCTCTCGCAACATGGTCAGGTCAGGGCGGAACCCGGTCGCGCCCACCACCAGGTCGGTGTCGTGGGCGACCGCCTCGCCGCGCCGCGACCCGGCCAGGCGAAGGCCGGGGCCGTCGCGGTGGACGGCAGAGATCTCGAAGGAGTCGATCTTCTCGATCACCCCAGCGGCGACGAGCTGGTCGACACGGGATCCCAGCCGTGCCCGGCCGGCGAGCTCGTCGTCTGCCGACGACGAGACCCGGGCAGCGGAGGCGTTGCGGATCAGCCACGTGGCCCGGGTACCCGGCTCGCCCTGTGCCAGTTCCGCCAACCCGATCACGGTGTTCGCGGCGGAGTGGCCAGCACCGACCACCGTGGTGTGTCGGCCCGCGAACCGCGCCCGGTCGGCGCCCAGCACGTCAGGCAGTGCATGGACCACCAGGTCGGCGACGTCCGCCGCTCCGACCGGGTCCAGCCCGGACGAGGTCAACGGGTTCGGGGTGCGGTAGGTGCCGGACGCGTCGATCACCGCGCGCCCGGTCAGCTCCTCGACCCGCCCGGTGCCGGTCGTCAGGCGGATCAGGAAGGGGGTGGTGTCGCGGCCAGCGGTGCGGGTGCGGTCCATGCCCTCACGGGTCACCGCGACCACTCTCGCGCCGTACCGGATCCGGGAGCGGAGCTGCTCGATCTCCGCCAGTGGCGCCAGATAGTCGTCGACGAGGTCCTGCCCGGTCGGGGCGCGACCCTCGTCGGCCGGCGCCGTCCAGCCCGCCGCCTCCAGCAGCCGCCGGGACGCGGGGTCGATCAGGTGCCGCCAGGGCGAGAACAGCCGAGTGTGCCCCCAGAGTCGGATGGCGGATGCCGGTCGGTCGCCGGCCTCCAGGACCGTGAAGTCGATACCGCGCTCGGCGAGGTTCGCCGCGGCCGCCAGCCCGACCGGGCCGGCGCCGATGATCAGCACCGGCAGCGTCGCCATCCGGTCGCTGGACGCAACGCGTGGTGTCAGGTCGATCAGAGTCACGGGAACCTCTCGCGAAAGATATCGAT is a window of Microbacterium terrae DNA encoding:
- a CDS encoding arsenate reductase ArsC, with amino-acid sequence MSDSKPTVLFVCVHNAGRSQMAAGYLQALAGDRVDVLSAGSEPKDQINPIAVDAMAEEGIDIANNTPKLLTVDAVKESDVVITMGCGDACPIFPGKRYEDWQLDDPAGQNAEAVRRIRDEIRARVEALITELAPTA
- a CDS encoding TetR/AcrR family transcriptional regulator; protein product: MTAPTPRSGRGRRPAAEVRTAVVSTSSRLLFAEGIRAITFERVAKEAGVSKTTLYKWWVSPGALAAEAYVARSEPLLKFPDTGDLHADLVAQVTAFAELLTQGGAGGVIPQLIGSAQTDPALAEAWTRTYALPRRDLARERLRAAQHVGQLSEHADIDIVIDQIWGAFYHRLLVLRTSILDLDIERLVTTAIRGAG
- a CDS encoding SDR family oxidoreductase, translating into MVHYCGTVLYERYVHIGLKEIHMSTTADRVAIVTGGSGGIGRDCSLRLAADGIAVVVHYSANQDRAQQTVRDIEATGGRAIAVGGDVADERDMAELFDAGQRAFGGVDVLVHTAGVMPLAPIAEVELDTFDRVQRTNVRGTFVVDQLAAQRMRAGGAIVNFSTSVTRLQIPGYGAYAASKGAVEAITLILARELRGRDITVNALAPGPTATPLFFEGKSQEQIDGIAASNPMGRLGTPGDIAEAVAFLAGPARWVNGQILYVNGGAA
- a CDS encoding NAD(P)-binding domain-containing protein, whose product is MTLIDLTPRVASSDRMATLPVLIIGAGPVGLAAAANLAERGIDFTVLEAGDRPASAIRLWGHTRLFSPWRHLIDPASRRLLEAAGWTAPADEGRAPTGQDLVDDYLAPLAEIEQLRSRIRYGARVVAVTREGMDRTRTAGRDTTPFLIRLTTGTGRVEELTGRAVIDASGTYRTPNPLTSSGLDPVGAADVADLVVHALPDVLGADRARFAGRHTTVVGAGHSAANTVIGLAELAQGEPGTRATWLIRNASAARVSSSADDELAGRARLGSRVDQLVAAGVIEKIDSFEISAVHRDGPGLRLAGSRRGEAVAHDTDLVVGATGFRPDLTMLREVRLQLDDIVEAPIRLAPLIDPNLHSCGTVAPHGFDELRHPEPGFFLVGMKSYGRAPTFLLATGYEQVRSVVAWLDGDMRAAVDVQLTLPATGVCSTDPGSESSCCS
- a CDS encoding HD domain-containing protein, producing MRIADFPVPDTPAARGALELATQYQSAAITAHALRSWLWAEAFAHVDGITDIDHELLYVSAVLHDIGTVAEFDNHRISYEHAGGHVGVALTVGAGWPRRRRDRVLEVIVRHNWPSVDRALDAEGYLLEIATGLDISGARPNDLPEDFRREVLTTHPRGMLAAEFGSCVSDQAARKPDTAARRLVDGGIIGKLAANPLERLG
- a CDS encoding acyltransferase family protein; its protein translation is MTRTRYAGLDGIRALAVALVVVYHAAPPLGVQSGFVGVDVFFVLSGFLITSLLLAERESTGRIGLRAFWARRARRLLPALVVMLTVCATAAWAIDDELLWRVGAQLASALTFSYNWVAIASSANYFDEAASPLFQNVWSLAVEEQFYLVWPVLVGLLAAVFATRPARVGFALILAGTSAAWATLLILTRGDITRVYFGTDTHGFGLLLGCALAFGLQAVFERPPLPSPSAYLLDGGWRVLPYPVAVSPRAHRPAVGNAMGVVGLFALIGVVAIAMSPPTDTALTYPGLLLVTSILTVAAIAGSVWPGSWLGRILEVRPVRWVGQRSYGIYLWHWPVLLLVGAVIGDESGSPTVAAAAVVITIGAAAASYRWIETPIRRDGFRLTMRRTAQALASGAPVRRWRAVGVVAAAALVVAGTTAAVAQAPERTDAERYVQAGQDAVAAASPSPGVAAPSAPTDTPAPILAPSGPAPSPSPVASPSAPVAPVITGDQVTAVGDSVMLASAQALLNRYPGILIDAQVSRSGRSAADVLQQLAVTGQLRSCVVVALGTNDYFGRGTLDRVVEIVGPERHLILITAFAPRSWIGGVNHDIRAFAAAHPGVVVGAWDEAIATRTELLAADGIHPTAAGAEVFADVIADALARAASAGP